One region of Natronorubrum aibiense genomic DNA includes:
- a CDS encoding helix-turn-helix domain-containing protein gives MSTTTAEDRGVAGEELLSEDEYRNRLRELPPSAKLVAKVLETDSPLSQGQLAEESLLPDRTVRYALNRLEDVGLVGSRYSFRDARKQVYYLNH, from the coding sequence ATGAGCACGACGACAGCCGAGGACCGCGGTGTTGCTGGCGAGGAACTCCTCTCAGAGGACGAATACCGCAACCGACTCCGCGAACTCCCGCCGAGCGCGAAACTCGTCGCGAAGGTGTTAGAGACCGACTCGCCGCTCTCGCAGGGCCAACTCGCCGAGGAATCGCTGCTGCCCGACCGCACCGTCCGCTACGCCCTCAACCGCCTCGAGGACGTCGGACTGGTCGGCTCGCGGTACAGTTTCCGCGACGCACGCAAACAGGTCTACTACCTCAACCACTGA
- a CDS encoding DUF7839 domain-containing protein, with the protein MVDVLDNKRVATRFRILVQIAERQPAVSQGEIAEEVGVTSQAVSEYIRELVDDGLVEKEGRSRYRVTNEGVDRLFRTADDIRRFADHVTGDILGAMSEAAYIATDDIDEGDTVTLSVKNGLLHASPGDEGPATGVATTDAEAGTDVGVTSFEGVMDLDPGSVTVLQVPSVRSGGSRAIDSDLVADRCDDADLVVAAGVEAVVACRQAGTEPTVAFATGDVAAEGAERGLEVTAVATTNEVGRVTDTLRDADIAYEVLEG; encoded by the coding sequence ATGGTCGACGTCCTCGATAACAAACGGGTCGCGACGCGCTTTCGGATTCTCGTCCAGATCGCCGAACGTCAGCCCGCTGTCAGTCAGGGAGAGATCGCCGAGGAAGTCGGCGTGACGAGTCAGGCCGTCAGCGAGTACATCCGCGAACTCGTCGACGACGGACTCGTCGAAAAGGAAGGTCGTTCACGGTATCGTGTCACGAACGAAGGCGTCGACCGGCTCTTCCGGACCGCCGACGACATCCGTCGATTCGCCGACCACGTCACCGGCGACATTCTGGGTGCGATGAGCGAGGCCGCCTACATCGCGACCGACGACATCGACGAAGGCGACACTGTCACGCTCTCCGTGAAAAACGGCTTGCTTCATGCGAGCCCCGGCGACGAGGGGCCGGCAACTGGCGTCGCGACGACCGACGCCGAAGCCGGCACCGACGTCGGCGTTACGAGCTTCGAGGGTGTCATGGACTTAGATCCCGGCTCCGTCACCGTCTTGCAGGTCCCCTCAGTCCGCTCCGGTGGCAGTCGAGCGATCGATTCGGACCTCGTCGCCGACCGCTGCGACGACGCCGATCTGGTCGTTGCAGCCGGCGTCGAAGCCGTCGTGGCCTGTCGACAGGCCGGCACCGAGCCGACCGTGGCGTTCGCCACCGGTGACGTCGCCGCCGAAGGCGCCGAACGGGGCCTCGAGGTCACGGCGGTCGCGACGACCAACGAGGTCGGCCGCGTCACCGACACGTTGCGCGACGCCGACATCGCCTACGAAGTGCTCGAGGGGTGA
- the artA gene encoding archaeosortase A yields the protein MPPLSAGTDTVSVVGLEYAGATTLTPAILESIQTTDMLAWISIAAFFVALVLRWQGALEPARYLATGAWVAFGSFWVTMVPYYYYEVQSPLQTVLALAALPLCAYTGYLLWGGRDSLFVLTKAIAFMGLIYLPAEMIPVVRTWLIETTAAQTHYGMELLGHSPGLVEGSNGYRSKFDFDPNETVTGRTTYIILACTGIGSMAIFGGLIAAVKAPLKRKATAFALAIGVIWFLNLVRNVFIGLASPWGWFQQDWLVSFMTTYMGAEANRVSFLVSHNYIAQSLSVVALVGITYLVVKIVPEALKPLEDVLFILTGNEYDLFDALADDHVRADGGSDRDR from the coding sequence ATGCCGCCCCTCTCTGCTGGAACCGACACGGTGTCGGTCGTCGGCCTCGAATATGCAGGCGCGACCACGCTGACACCGGCGATTCTCGAATCGATTCAAACGACTGATATGTTAGCTTGGATCTCGATCGCTGCGTTTTTCGTGGCATTAGTACTCCGGTGGCAGGGGGCACTCGAGCCGGCGCGATACCTCGCGACGGGTGCGTGGGTCGCGTTCGGGAGTTTCTGGGTGACGATGGTGCCGTACTACTACTACGAGGTCCAGAGCCCGCTACAGACGGTGCTGGCGCTCGCTGCGCTGCCGCTGTGTGCGTACACGGGCTATCTCCTGTGGGGTGGCCGTGATTCGCTGTTCGTGCTCACGAAAGCCATCGCGTTCATGGGGCTGATCTACCTCCCGGCGGAGATGATTCCCGTCGTCCGGACGTGGCTGATCGAGACGACCGCAGCCCAGACCCACTACGGGATGGAACTGCTCGGGCACAGTCCCGGACTCGTCGAGGGAAGCAACGGCTACCGGAGCAAGTTCGACTTCGATCCCAACGAGACGGTGACGGGCCGGACGACCTACATCATTCTCGCCTGCACGGGCATCGGAAGTATGGCCATCTTCGGCGGTCTGATCGCCGCGGTGAAGGCGCCGCTTAAGCGGAAAGCCACGGCCTTCGCGCTGGCGATCGGCGTCATCTGGTTCCTCAACCTCGTTCGAAACGTCTTCATCGGACTGGCCTCCCCGTGGGGCTGGTTCCAGCAGGATTGGCTCGTGTCGTTCATGACCACCTACATGGGTGCGGAAGCAAATCGCGTCTCCTTTCTCGTCTCCCACAACTACATCGCCCAGTCGCTGTCCGTCGTCGCGCTCGTCGGCATCACCTACCTCGTGGTCAAGATCGTGCCGGAGGCCCTCAAGCCCTTAGAGGACGTTCTCTTTATTCTCACCGGCAACGAGTACGACCTCTTCGACGCGCTCGCCGATGACCACGTCCGCGCCGACGGTGGCTCGGACCGCGACCGGTAA
- a CDS encoding YkgJ family cysteine cluster protein: protein MHSLEAELETARQLAVDDIADAIESIGFECTRCGACCTGDADDDHTATVFPDEVRTLEERAGDEEYDWRDVARPMPYGLSETDDGDLEGETFEWALQTDGCGDCAFYDETDSVGACAVHEDRPLICRTYPFSVALAGTSQPMGEAVDSVALPAQRDADDEATVRAHKCEGLGREISRDDAEELARALKERAVRELEEAIGVRDNYEPATPESGEVVVHDSEGAKGIDGQPLSEDGRTQ from the coding sequence GTGCACTCACTCGAGGCCGAACTCGAAACGGCGCGCCAGCTCGCAGTCGACGACATCGCCGACGCGATCGAATCGATCGGCTTCGAGTGTACCCGCTGCGGGGCGTGCTGTACGGGCGATGCCGACGACGACCACACGGCGACGGTGTTCCCCGACGAGGTTCGCACGCTCGAGGAACGCGCCGGCGACGAGGAGTACGACTGGCGCGACGTCGCCCGCCCGATGCCCTATGGCCTGTCCGAAACCGACGACGGCGACCTCGAGGGCGAGACGTTCGAGTGGGCGCTCCAGACCGACGGCTGCGGCGACTGTGCCTTCTACGACGAGACTGACAGCGTCGGTGCCTGTGCCGTCCACGAGGACCGCCCACTGATCTGTCGAACGTATCCGTTCAGCGTCGCGCTCGCGGGAACCAGCCAGCCAATGGGCGAGGCCGTCGACAGCGTTGCGCTTCCAGCGCAACGGGATGCCGACGACGAGGCCACGGTGCGCGCCCACAAGTGTGAGGGGCTGGGACGAGAGATCTCCCGCGACGACGCCGAAGAACTCGCGCGCGCGCTCAAAGAACGCGCCGTCCGCGAACTCGAGGAAGCGATCGGCGTCCGGGACAACTACGAGCCCGCCACACCGGAATCGGGCGAGGTCGTCGTCCACGACTCCGAGGGTGCAAAGGGAATCGACGGACAGCCGCTCTCCGAGGACGGCCGTACCCAGTGA
- a CDS encoding gluconate 2-dehydrogenase subunit 3 family protein, which translates to MMRVGGGLAVFGIAAPAEGTFDPEDFDVASMQEIEEVEVEEQGLEYFTIQQARVVHDLTARIYPSDDNGPGAPEAGVVYFIDGQLNSAWGRGERWYMQGPFAGKDPTSPFEDDPDEPEDVDPETEVPWAEQNPSETQGWQYALTPNEAYDQAIWAIEEHTQSAYDADSFADLEADQQEEIVAALENGAVESFDRVDIDASGFFLLVRQNTLEGMFSDPMYGGNREMIGWRLKGFPGTPGALGSYRSLIEDDEYIELEEGDYRRLADDIDSLGIDGDNEVPANEQSEEGHAHVHDAAEADYPNVVDEAAARGETEIEATSIDLDDADDGGDQ; encoded by the coding sequence ATGATGCGAGTCGGGGGCGGACTGGCTGTCTTCGGGATCGCCGCGCCGGCCGAGGGCACGTTCGATCCGGAGGACTTCGACGTCGCGTCGATGCAAGAGATCGAAGAAGTCGAGGTCGAAGAACAGGGGCTCGAGTACTTCACGATCCAACAGGCGCGGGTGGTCCACGATCTGACGGCGCGGATCTATCCGTCGGACGACAACGGGCCGGGCGCGCCGGAGGCCGGCGTCGTCTACTTCATCGACGGACAGTTGAACTCCGCTTGGGGGCGAGGCGAGCGGTGGTACATGCAAGGGCCGTTCGCCGGAAAAGACCCAACTAGCCCGTTCGAAGACGATCCGGACGAACCGGAAGACGTCGACCCGGAGACGGAAGTGCCCTGGGCGGAGCAGAACCCGTCCGAAACGCAGGGGTGGCAGTACGCGCTCACTCCGAACGAGGCCTACGATCAGGCCATCTGGGCGATCGAGGAGCACACGCAGTCGGCGTACGACGCGGACTCCTTTGCGGACCTGGAGGCGGATCAGCAGGAAGAAATCGTCGCCGCGCTCGAGAACGGTGCGGTCGAATCGTTCGACAGGGTCGACATCGACGCGAGCGGCTTCTTCTTACTGGTCCGCCAGAACACCCTCGAAGGGATGTTCTCCGATCCGATGTACGGTGGCAACCGGGAGATGATCGGCTGGCGTCTGAAGGGATTCCCGGGAACGCCCGGCGCGCTCGGGAGTTACCGAAGCCTGATCGAGGACGACGAGTACATCGAACTCGAGGAGGGGGATTATCGGCGGCTGGCGGACGACATCGACTCGTTGGGGATCGACGGCGACAACGAGGTGCCGGCCAACGAGCAGAGCGAAGAAGGACACGCCCACGTGCACGACGCCGCCGAAGCGGACTACCCGAACGTCGTCGACGAGGCCGCCGCTCGCGGCGAGACTGAAATCGAGGCGACTAGCATCGATCTCGACGACGCGGACGACGGAGGTGACCAGTAA
- a CDS encoding NAD(P)/FAD-dependent oxidoreductase, whose translation MQSTPRVIVVGGGLAGLVAARHLADDGADVTLLERRDTVGGRVRTHEQDGYRFDRGFQVLFPAYPAVRRELDLEALDLQRFTSGATIVGTDHRTVLADPRQRPELLPATLANSDVTLGDQLRLAWLWWELRRTDPAEFFDDERRPDTSIDRYLRQRGFSDRFIERFFAPFYGGITLDRSLSTSSRVFEYTFRTLAEGGAAVPAAGMGAIPAQLADRVWTAGGALETGVTVTDVSSTDRSATVTTADGETLAADAVVVAADPPTARELTGLESIPTGARACVTQYYALPDAVDLETGKRLLLNAVDDDAPNHVVPHSAVAPAYAPDGSTLISATYLGEPDHDETQLAERTRLALEAWYPDQRLDGLEMLRTDRIEFAQFDQPPGIHDRLPDARDLEGSVYLAGDYTRWSSIQGAMESGREAAQAVLEDVSQ comes from the coding sequence ATGCAGTCGACTCCGCGTGTGATCGTCGTCGGTGGTGGGCTCGCCGGCCTCGTCGCGGCGCGCCACCTCGCAGACGACGGAGCAGACGTAACGCTGCTGGAACGTCGTGACACCGTGGGTGGCCGCGTTCGAACCCACGAACAGGACGGCTATCGTTTCGACCGCGGCTTTCAGGTGCTTTTTCCCGCCTATCCCGCGGTCCGGCGCGAACTGGACCTCGAGGCACTCGACCTGCAACGGTTCACTTCGGGGGCGACCATCGTCGGGACCGACCACCGGACGGTGCTCGCTGACCCGCGCCAGCGGCCGGAGCTGCTCCCCGCAACGCTGGCGAACAGCGACGTGACGCTGGGTGACCAACTCCGTCTCGCTTGGCTCTGGTGGGAGCTTCGACGAACGGACCCGGCCGAATTTTTCGACGACGAGCGCCGGCCGGACACCTCGATCGATCGTTATCTCCGCCAGCGTGGGTTCTCCGATCGATTTATCGAGCGCTTTTTCGCTCCGTTTTACGGCGGGATCACCCTCGACCGGTCGCTGTCGACCTCGAGTCGAGTCTTCGAGTACACGTTTCGGACTCTCGCTGAAGGCGGAGCCGCGGTTCCAGCCGCGGGGATGGGCGCGATTCCGGCCCAGCTCGCAGACCGCGTGTGGACAGCCGGCGGAGCACTCGAGACCGGCGTCACTGTCACCGACGTCTCGAGTACCGACCGGTCGGCAACGGTGACGACGGCCGACGGCGAGACGCTCGCAGCCGACGCCGTCGTCGTCGCGGCCGATCCGCCGACCGCGCGCGAGCTTACGGGTCTCGAGTCGATCCCGACCGGCGCGCGAGCCTGCGTGACCCAGTACTATGCGCTGCCGGACGCGGTGGACCTCGAGACCGGGAAACGGCTCTTACTCAACGCGGTCGACGACGACGCGCCGAACCACGTCGTTCCCCACAGCGCGGTCGCTCCGGCGTACGCCCCCGACGGGTCGACGCTCATCAGTGCGACCTACCTTGGCGAACCCGACCACGACGAGACGCAACTGGCCGAGCGCACACGGCTGGCACTCGAGGCATGGTATCCCGACCAGCGGCTCGATGGCCTCGAGATGCTGCGGACCGACCGGATCGAGTTCGCCCAGTTCGACCAGCCGCCGGGGATCCACGACCGACTGCCCGACGCCCGCGATCTCGAGGGCTCGGTCTACCTCGCCGGCGACTACACCCGCTGGTCGTCGATTCAGGGCGCGATGGAAAGCGGGCGCGAGGCGGCACAGGCGGTGCTCGAGGACGTGTCGCAGTAA
- a CDS encoding MBL fold metallo-hydrolase, translating into MDVTRCSVPVSTRAPTGTTNAYLLGSGPAILVDPAARTDELDRLVRSRSIEHILVTHPHPDHVGAVAAYADETDATVWARAGRTGRFRDAADVEPDRTFTPGTTIRLGDERVRLLETPGHAPDHVALEGGRGGPILCGDCAVREGSVVVGAPEGDMRAYVTSLRRLRAIDPPTLWPGHGPAIEQPRATLERLLAHRQHREQRILDAVDAGVTTLEDVLETAYEKDLTGVRDLARATVVAHLEKLDVERRVVWDGTLARPR; encoded by the coding sequence ATGGACGTCACTCGGTGTTCGGTTCCCGTCTCGACGCGCGCCCCGACCGGAACGACTAACGCCTACCTACTCGGCTCGGGGCCGGCGATTCTCGTCGATCCGGCGGCACGAACTGACGAACTCGACCGACTGGTCCGGAGCCGATCGATCGAACACATTCTCGTCACCCACCCCCACCCCGACCACGTCGGCGCTGTCGCCGCCTACGCCGATGAGACGGACGCGACCGTCTGGGCTCGAGCCGGTCGCACCGGCCGGTTTCGAGACGCAGCCGACGTCGAACCCGACCGAACGTTCACGCCGGGGACGACGATTCGACTCGGCGACGAGCGCGTTCGTCTCCTCGAGACGCCCGGCCACGCACCCGACCACGTCGCGCTCGAGGGAGGCCGTGGCGGGCCGATTCTGTGTGGCGACTGCGCCGTCCGCGAGGGCAGCGTCGTCGTCGGTGCACCCGAAGGTGACATGCGGGCGTACGTGACGAGCCTGCGGCGACTCCGTGCGATCGACCCGCCGACGCTGTGGCCCGGCCACGGGCCCGCGATCGAGCAGCCCCGGGCCACCCTCGAGCGACTGCTCGCCCATCGACAGCATCGGGAGCAGCGTATCCTCGACGCGGTCGACGCTGGCGTGACGACGCTCGAGGACGTACTCGAAACGGCCTACGAAAAAGATCTCACCGGGGTTCGTGACCTCGCACGCGCGACCGTCGTCGCTCATCTCGAGAAACTCGACGTCGAACGACGGGTCGTGTGGGACGGCACGCTGGCGCGGCCCCGTTGA
- a CDS encoding enoyl-CoA hydratase/isomerase family protein — translation MNSIGTGLAAIDWHDRRADVYLSRPEKRNAMTVPLMNDLITAFERVDADEDVRSVTLLGEGPVFSAGMDLTMMRNRVEPDAEIDRDVFPRLLEAIEETRQPVVAGIKRAAPAGAFELTLPCDLRVIGRRAKYGLLETKLGTFPHGGGTQRLPRLVGLSKAKEIVLTGEFIDPEAAADMGLVHEVVDTDTVDERAKAVADELGENAPLGLRNAKDALNAALEMPLEQGLAYERQLGYELDDTRDYREGFEARLEDRKPEFRGE, via the coding sequence ATGAACTCGATTGGCACAGGGCTTGCGGCGATCGACTGGCACGACCGACGCGCGGACGTCTATCTCTCTCGGCCCGAGAAACGGAACGCGATGACCGTTCCCCTCATGAACGACCTGATCACGGCGTTCGAGCGGGTCGACGCCGACGAAGACGTTCGATCGGTGACGCTGCTCGGCGAGGGACCGGTCTTCTCCGCCGGAATGGACCTCACCATGATGCGCAATCGGGTCGAACCCGACGCCGAAATCGACCGGGACGTTTTCCCGAGGCTGCTCGAGGCCATCGAGGAGACGCGCCAGCCGGTCGTCGCCGGGATCAAACGCGCCGCCCCCGCGGGCGCGTTCGAACTGACGCTACCCTGTGACCTCCGCGTAATCGGCCGCAGGGCGAAATACGGACTGCTCGAGACCAAACTCGGGACGTTCCCACACGGTGGTGGCACCCAGCGGCTGCCCCGGCTGGTCGGGCTGTCGAAGGCGAAAGAGATCGTCCTCACTGGCGAGTTCATCGACCCCGAGGCGGCCGCCGACATGGGACTCGTCCACGAAGTGGTCGACACCGACACCGTCGACGAGCGAGCGAAAGCCGTCGCCGACGAGCTCGGTGAGAACGCCCCGCTCGGCCTTCGAAACGCCAAAGACGCGCTCAACGCGGCCCTCGAAATGCCTCTCGAGCAGGGACTGGCCTACGAACGGCAACTGGGCTACGAACTCGACGACACTCGCGACTACCGCGAAGGGTTCGAGGCGCGCCTCGAGGATCGAAAGCCGGAATTCCGCGGGGAGTAA
- a CDS encoding heptaprenylglyceryl phosphate synthase: protein MELDWDGISHVTKVDPAKPLPADRGVLEGTDLVVVGGSDGVTTTNALETIQAVRDAVPSTPVVQEPGHVAHVSQATLESVDALAVPAVYNGDRAHFVGDHVAIFTELGREAATVADGGANALLETPILAAGYVIQHLESTAAATAGVEAAYTPAQVAGAALATERFYGFPIFYVEYAGRYGGPEDVAAAARVLEETTLLYGGGIDSREKATEILSAGADAIVVGDCFHDDFDRFRETIPEP from the coding sequence ATGGAACTCGACTGGGACGGGATCTCCCACGTCACGAAGGTCGATCCGGCGAAGCCGCTGCCGGCCGACCGCGGCGTTCTCGAGGGCACCGATCTGGTGGTCGTCGGCGGGTCGGACGGTGTCACCACGACGAACGCACTCGAGACGATCCAAGCGGTCAGGGACGCAGTCCCGTCGACGCCGGTCGTTCAGGAGCCGGGACACGTCGCCCACGTCTCGCAGGCGACGCTCGAGTCCGTCGACGCGCTCGCGGTACCGGCGGTCTACAACGGCGACCGTGCGCATTTCGTCGGCGACCACGTCGCGATCTTCACCGAACTCGGCCGCGAGGCGGCTACCGTGGCTGACGGCGGGGCGAACGCCCTCCTCGAGACGCCGATTCTCGCTGCGGGGTACGTGATCCAGCACCTCGAGTCGACGGCCGCGGCGACGGCGGGCGTCGAGGCGGCGTACACGCCCGCGCAAGTCGCCGGCGCGGCGCTCGCGACGGAGCGGTTCTACGGCTTTCCGATCTTCTACGTCGAATACGCCGGCCGCTACGGCGGCCCCGAGGACGTCGCCGCCGCGGCTCGCGTACTCGAGGAGACGACGCTGCTGTACGGCGGCGGGATCGACAGCCGAGAGAAGGCAACCGAGATCCTCTCGGCCGGCGCGGACGCGATCGTCGTTGGTGACTGTTTTCACGACGATTTCGACCGCTTTCGCGAAACGATTCCGGAACCGTGA
- a CDS encoding class I SAM-dependent methyltransferase translates to MKGQEWYQADDVAEEYDDKRFSQGGQLIDRREKQAVLEAIMPVEDRNILEIACGTGRFTVMLAEQGADVVGLDISAAMLQQGRKKAQYADLDGTLEFLRGDAGRLPFPDDHFDTVIAMRFFHLADDPEAFLAEMRRVSREQIVFDTFNRFSARSIYNWALPMGSRLYSKSEVSILLAKTNLTLVDVEDDFIAPYGLYRAIPNELASPIRTLDKAIGKIPVSDHLASVSYWNTRVR, encoded by the coding sequence GTGAAAGGACAGGAGTGGTACCAAGCCGACGACGTCGCCGAGGAATACGACGACAAGCGGTTCTCCCAGGGCGGCCAGCTGATCGACCGCCGGGAGAAACAGGCCGTCCTCGAGGCAATTATGCCCGTCGAGGACCGGAACATCCTCGAAATCGCCTGTGGTACCGGGCGGTTTACGGTGATGCTTGCCGAACAAGGCGCAGATGTCGTCGGCCTCGATATCTCCGCGGCGATGTTACAACAGGGACGCAAGAAAGCACAATACGCGGACCTCGACGGAACGCTCGAGTTCCTCCGCGGCGATGCCGGGCGACTCCCGTTCCCGGACGATCACTTCGATACCGTCATCGCGATGCGGTTTTTCCACCTCGCGGACGACCCTGAGGCGTTCCTCGCGGAGATGCGCCGCGTGTCGCGCGAACAGATCGTCTTCGACACGTTCAATCGGTTCAGCGCCCGCAGCATCTACAACTGGGCGCTGCCGATGGGATCACGGCTCTACTCGAAAAGCGAGGTGAGCATCCTCCTCGCCAAGACGAACCTGACGCTGGTCGACGTCGAAGACGATTTCATCGCCCCGTACGGGCTCTATCGTGCGATTCCGAACGAACTCGCGTCACCGATTCGAACGCTCGATAAGGCGATCGGTAAGATTCCGGTCAGTGACCATCTGGCGTCGGTCTCCTACTGGAACACGCGCGTCCGCTGA
- a CDS encoding glycosyltransferase family 2 protein, translated as MELSVVVSTLNDREQLLSSLDALAARTPPSTELIVVNGPSSDGTTGVIRERPDVDVLVEISERNPNVSRNAGLRAATGDVIAFLDGEYAIEHSWYDAIERSIADGTDVVTGPVTGSETDYDFQTPRTIAGRSVVHFDGDNVAFDRTVLEALDGFDEYLEVGGERDCAHRVAGLGFDTDWDAEMAARCEVGTDGGQTDRDWGQAYRSLSYRLAKNYGLRPTVLTRTIGSALRDGISGIRGVLAGNETPTGWLSDGTDVVTNAACGLRDGLRARYTDRSSQRNPNGLSVRHDRAVRVYDRR; from the coding sequence ATGGAGCTCTCGGTAGTCGTATCGACGCTCAACGACCGGGAGCAGCTACTGTCGTCGCTCGATGCCCTCGCAGCGCGAACGCCGCCCTCGACGGAACTGATCGTGGTCAACGGCCCCTCCTCGGACGGAACGACCGGTGTCATTCGCGAGCGTCCCGACGTCGACGTGTTGGTCGAAATTTCCGAACGAAACCCGAACGTCTCGCGCAACGCCGGGTTGCGGGCTGCGACGGGCGATGTCATCGCCTTCCTCGACGGCGAATACGCCATCGAACATAGCTGGTATGACGCCATCGAACGCTCGATCGCCGACGGCACCGACGTGGTTACCGGCCCGGTGACCGGAAGCGAAACCGACTACGATTTCCAAACACCGCGGACCATCGCCGGTCGCAGCGTCGTCCACTTCGATGGCGACAACGTCGCGTTCGACCGGACCGTCCTCGAGGCGCTCGACGGCTTCGACGAGTACCTCGAGGTCGGCGGCGAGCGCGACTGCGCCCACCGCGTTGCTGGCCTCGGGTTCGACACCGACTGGGATGCGGAGATGGCCGCCCGCTGTGAGGTCGGGACCGACGGCGGGCAGACGGACCGCGACTGGGGGCAGGCGTATCGCTCGCTATCCTATCGTCTCGCGAAAAACTACGGACTGCGACCGACCGTCCTCACACGGACAATCGGGAGTGCGCTTCGCGACGGTATCTCTGGCATTCGCGGCGTGCTCGCCGGCAACGAAACGCCAACGGGCTGGCTCTCCGACGGGACCGACGTCGTCACGAACGCCGCGTGTGGCCTCCGCGACGGGCTTCGCGCTCGCTACACTGACCGCTCGAGTCAGCGCAACCCGAATGGTCTGTCGGTGCGCCACGACCGCGCGGTTCGCGTCTACGATCGCCGATAG
- a CDS encoding cupin domain-containing protein: MGLVNEGDLEWTELEHGEMRVRRKQLGEHTDGDELGCSLYELPAGHESWPYHYHTANEEAMYVLAGTGMLRLADEPHSLTAGDYVSFPADETGGHKVINDSDETLRYLVVSTMNEPDVTVYPDSEKLGVFVGAPPGTRSDRSLHGYYPIDADVDYWEGE, translated from the coding sequence ATGGGTCTCGTAAACGAGGGCGACCTCGAGTGGACCGAACTGGAACACGGCGAGATGCGGGTTCGGCGAAAGCAGTTGGGAGAGCACACGGACGGCGACGAACTCGGCTGTAGTCTCTACGAACTGCCAGCGGGCCACGAATCGTGGCCCTATCACTACCACACCGCGAACGAGGAGGCGATGTACGTGCTCGCGGGCACGGGAATGCTACGGCTGGCCGACGAACCCCACTCGCTTACCGCGGGCGACTACGTGTCTTTTCCAGCCGACGAAACGGGCGGCCACAAGGTGATCAACGATTCAGACGAGACGCTTCGCTATCTCGTGGTCTCGACGATGAACGAGCCGGACGTTACAGTCTACCCGGATTCGGAGAAACTGGGCGTGTTCGTCGGCGCACCGCCCGGAACGCGATCGGATCGGTCGCTCCACGGCTACTATCCCATCGACGCCGACGTCGATTACTGGGAAGGCGAGTAG
- a CDS encoding metallophosphoesterase: MARVDLPISPIERALFVPAADALVVADVHLGRGADSSVAAPIDDGGAVRDRLESLLVRTDPETVVVAGDLLHAFDGVPRGLKRDLTAFEACIEAAGAALVVTPGNHDPMLETVFDGATTSEYRLADGETVVCHGHEPPETAATRYVIGHDHPALDVEGRKHPCFLYGPAVYEGADVIVCPAFSPLAAGATVNGMGGPDFQSPLITDVDAFHPGVWDDSSEKVLWFPPLGECRRLL; the protein is encoded by the coding sequence ATGGCTCGCGTCGACCTTCCCATTTCGCCGATCGAACGCGCACTTTTCGTTCCCGCCGCTGACGCCCTCGTTGTCGCCGACGTCCATCTCGGCCGCGGGGCCGACTCGAGCGTCGCCGCGCCGATCGACGACGGCGGGGCCGTCCGCGACCGCCTCGAGTCGCTGCTCGTTCGCACCGACCCGGAGACGGTCGTCGTCGCCGGCGATCTACTCCACGCCTTCGACGGCGTCCCGCGCGGCCTCAAGCGCGATCTGACCGCCTTCGAAGCGTGTATCGAGGCGGCTGGCGCGGCGCTCGTCGTCACGCCGGGTAACCACGATCCGATGCTCGAGACGGTCTTCGACGGAGCCACGACGAGCGAGTATCGGCTCGCGGACGGCGAGACGGTCGTCTGTCACGGCCACGAGCCCCCGGAGACCGCGGCGACCCGGTACGTCATCGGGCACGACCACCCCGCACTCGACGTCGAGGGGCGCAAACACCCCTGTTTTCTCTACGGACCAGCCGTCTACGAGGGCGCTGACGTGATCGTCTGTCCCGCGTTCTCGCCGCTCGCCGCGGGTGCCACCGTCAACGGAATGGGCGGTCCGGATTTTCAGTCGCCGCTGATCACCGACGTGGATGCGTTCCATCCCGGCGTCTGGGACGACTCGAGCGAGAAAGTGCTGTGGTTTCCGCCGCTGGGGGAGTGTCGGCGACTGTTGTAG